One window of the Rhodococcus sovatensis genome contains the following:
- a CDS encoding TetR/AcrR family transcriptional regulator: MTTARAPRRTGLPGRPGYDLDSLLAVAVKVFNDKGYDGTSMEVLAGRLGITKSSIYHHVSGKSELLELALSRALNALFAVTTEERATEGRYIDRLEYLVRRSVEILVGELPYVTLLLRVRGNTEVERRALARRREFDAFVSGLVVAAADEGDLRADIDPALVSRLLFGTVNSLIEWYKPRTGGSVEALADAVVALTFDGLRKA, from the coding sequence ATGACAACGGCACGCGCCCCGCGCAGAACCGGGCTCCCAGGGCGTCCGGGGTACGACCTGGATTCGTTGCTCGCCGTCGCGGTGAAGGTCTTCAACGACAAGGGGTACGACGGCACGTCGATGGAGGTTCTCGCCGGCCGTCTCGGCATCACGAAGTCGTCGATCTATCACCACGTATCGGGGAAGTCCGAGCTTCTCGAACTCGCGCTCTCGCGTGCATTGAACGCGCTGTTCGCCGTCACCACCGAGGAACGGGCTACCGAGGGACGCTACATCGACCGTCTCGAGTACCTGGTCAGAAGAAGCGTCGAGATCCTGGTCGGCGAGCTGCCCTACGTCACGCTGCTGCTCCGTGTACGGGGAAACACCGAGGTCGAGCGGCGTGCGCTGGCCAGAAGACGGGAGTTCGACGCCTTCGTGTCCGGGCTCGTCGTCGCCGCAGCCGACGAGGGTGACTTGCGCGCCGACATCGATCCGGCGCTGGTCTCGAGGCTGTTGTTCGGCACCGTCAACTCACTCATCGAGTGGTACAAGCCGCGAACGGGCGGGTCGGTGGAGGCACTGGCCGACGCCGTCGTTGCCCTGACGTTCGACGGTCTGCGCAAGGCCTGA
- the paaB gene encoding 1,2-phenylacetyl-CoA epoxidase subunit PaaB: MSQFTAEGGHGAVPTENVPVEPTKFAVKADWPLYEVFLRGKRGLNHVHVGSLHAADDKMALRHARDVYTRRNEGVSIWVVKSNSIVASSPSEKDPFFAPSGDKVYRHPTFYEIPDNVPHM; the protein is encoded by the coding sequence ATGAGTCAGTTCACTGCCGAGGGCGGCCACGGTGCCGTTCCGACCGAGAACGTGCCCGTCGAGCCGACAAAGTTTGCAGTAAAGGCTGATTGGCCCCTGTACGAGGTCTTCCTGCGCGGCAAGCGCGGACTGAATCACGTGCACGTCGGATCCCTGCACGCTGCCGACGACAAGATGGCGTTGCGTCACGCACGCGACGTCTACACCCGCCGCAACGAGGGCGTCAGCATCTGGGTAGTGAAGTCCAACTCGATCGTCGCCTCCTCGCCCTCGGAGAAGGACCCGTTCTTCGCCCCGAGCGGAGACAAGGTGTACCGACACCCGACGTTCTACGAGATCCCCGACAACGTTCCCCACATGTAA
- a CDS encoding GNAT family N-acetyltransferase has translation MTSRILSANASDSRLCASVLADAFSEDPLMATIWPDRGRRHAALSGYFDASLRHFHVAGGGVRYAVTDAGDIAAAAVWDPPGSKQSIARTLRALPSLLPILRGRTSAALGVRSTLDAHHPTRPHWYLANLGSSTAQRGHGFAAALMTDQLARCDRDGVDAYLVCTSPDNIAFYEQFDFVVTETFALASGSEMTSMWRSCAAR, from the coding sequence GTGACCAGCAGAATCTTGTCCGCGAACGCCTCCGACAGCAGGCTCTGCGCCTCGGTGCTGGCGGACGCATTCAGCGAGGATCCACTGATGGCGACCATCTGGCCCGATCGCGGTCGACGGCACGCCGCGCTGAGCGGATACTTCGACGCGTCGTTACGGCATTTTCACGTGGCCGGGGGCGGTGTTCGATACGCCGTGACCGACGCCGGCGACATCGCAGCGGCAGCGGTGTGGGACCCGCCCGGCTCGAAGCAGTCGATCGCCCGAACTCTGAGGGCACTACCGTCACTGCTCCCGATACTTCGCGGACGGACCAGCGCCGCACTCGGCGTGAGATCGACACTCGATGCTCATCATCCGACGCGTCCGCACTGGTATCTGGCCAACCTCGGCAGTTCGACGGCTCAGCGGGGGCATGGATTCGCAGCAGCCTTGATGACGGACCAACTCGCCAGATGCGACCGCGACGGAGTCGACGCGTACCTCGTCTGCACCTCCCCGGACAACATCGCGTTCTACGAGCAGTTCGACTTCGTGGTCACGGAGACGTTCGCTCTCGCGTCCGGGTCCGAGATGACGTCGATGTGGCGCTCCTGCGCGGCTCGGTGA
- a CDS encoding 3-hydroxyacyl-CoA dehydrogenase family protein has protein sequence MTVPSTVAVVGGGRMGAGIAQVFAALGSTVVIAEAADQKAALGRVATGLDRAHERGKLSEDPAVILARVSTVAGPTDLPADLALVVEAVPEVPSLKVEVLALVEKVVGPETVIASNTSSISIAELGAALQDPSRFIGMHFFNPVPVSTLVEIVRAPATSPAVVEQVRDWVSLMGKTEVLVNDSPGFATSRLGVCLGLEAIRMLEEGVADAESIDRAMELGYKHPMGPLRSTDLVGLDVRLAIAEHLASTLGDRFAPPQLLRDKVARGEIGRKSGKGFYDWTNA, from the coding sequence ATGACAGTTCCTTCCACGGTGGCAGTGGTCGGTGGCGGCCGAATGGGTGCCGGTATCGCCCAGGTGTTCGCAGCCCTCGGCTCGACCGTCGTCATCGCCGAGGCCGCCGATCAGAAAGCTGCACTCGGCCGGGTTGCGACGGGACTCGACCGTGCGCACGAACGCGGCAAGCTCAGCGAGGATCCTGCGGTGATCCTTGCCCGAGTATCCACCGTCGCCGGGCCGACAGACCTCCCAGCCGATCTCGCCCTCGTCGTAGAAGCGGTTCCGGAAGTTCCCTCGCTCAAGGTCGAGGTCCTTGCTCTCGTCGAGAAGGTCGTCGGCCCCGAAACCGTGATCGCTTCGAACACGAGCTCCATCTCCATCGCCGAACTCGGAGCGGCACTGCAGGATCCGTCACGCTTCATCGGGATGCATTTCTTCAATCCCGTTCCGGTGTCGACACTGGTGGAGATCGTGCGAGCACCTGCGACCTCGCCGGCCGTCGTCGAGCAGGTTCGGGATTGGGTCTCATTGATGGGCAAGACCGAAGTCCTCGTCAACGACTCCCCCGGCTTCGCGACGAGTCGGCTCGGCGTCTGTCTCGGACTGGAAGCAATACGCATGCTGGAGGAGGGCGTCGCCGACGCCGAATCCATCGACCGAGCAATGGAACTCGGCTACAAGCATCCGATGGGTCCACTCCGGTCGACCGACCTGGTCGGACTCGACGTACGCCTGGCCATCGCCGAACACCTCGCCTCCACGCTCGGTGATCGATTCGCTCCACCGCAGCTCCTCCGCGACAAGGTCGCGCGCGGTGAGATCGGACGAAAGTCGGGCAAGGGATTCTACGATTGGACGAACGCATGA
- a CDS encoding GAF domain-containing protein, with protein MNSRPVRVQAQDDPVPRWMLVETVHRGRASLVSLGGRSRDMSSLPRAIKAVVGGRSSTRVWAEVVRSLEHVRASAQSLDTTVPTGTRRTRILLHPVVGRGAQVHGVHLWVGDSEFDPPGYPMYDALAVTFEAERRSFVADPELLQRVVGDASIGGRSNFTSPEVFRYVDVDDAMGAIGALLSPAPEAGLTWSGLATAPFLARGPRLHLVFTATGEQSSWLGLVHAVESDSVATPRLESAAFTALGEVSPQVALVLMDITHNRLIRWLTDPVPSIQWKGIVDDRDTPHPDDVKRIFAAASGLFAGTHTSGSVDGIRLRRIGGGWTVVDARGALLPREKGGPGLMLVQLVVVGTSDDPDPVPVGDSGHPSLLD; from the coding sequence GTGAATTCAAGACCAGTACGGGTGCAGGCGCAAGACGACCCCGTACCGCGGTGGATGCTGGTGGAAACCGTGCATCGAGGCCGTGCGTCGCTCGTCTCGCTCGGCGGTCGATCGAGAGACATGTCTTCGCTGCCTCGGGCGATCAAAGCAGTGGTGGGTGGCAGATCCTCGACGCGAGTTTGGGCCGAAGTCGTGCGATCCCTCGAACACGTGCGAGCCAGCGCTCAGAGTCTGGACACGACGGTTCCGACTGGCACGCGACGAACTCGTATCCTTCTTCATCCCGTCGTCGGCCGGGGCGCCCAAGTCCACGGGGTGCATCTGTGGGTCGGCGACTCGGAGTTCGACCCTCCCGGTTACCCGATGTACGACGCCCTTGCGGTGACCTTCGAGGCAGAACGTCGTTCGTTCGTCGCCGATCCGGAACTTCTGCAGCGCGTGGTGGGCGACGCGAGTATCGGCGGGCGCTCCAATTTCACTTCGCCCGAAGTGTTCCGCTACGTCGACGTGGACGACGCCATGGGTGCCATCGGTGCTCTGCTTTCGCCTGCACCCGAGGCCGGGCTCACGTGGAGCGGCCTGGCCACTGCCCCATTCCTCGCGAGGGGTCCGCGGCTGCATCTTGTGTTCACCGCCACCGGAGAGCAGTCGAGCTGGCTCGGGTTGGTGCACGCAGTCGAATCGGACTCCGTGGCCACCCCTCGGTTGGAATCGGCAGCCTTCACCGCGCTCGGCGAGGTGTCGCCGCAGGTAGCGCTGGTATTGATGGATATCACGCACAACCGACTCATCAGGTGGCTCACCGATCCGGTGCCCTCGATTCAGTGGAAGGGCATCGTCGACGACCGGGACACTCCGCACCCTGATGACGTGAAGCGGATCTTCGCGGCAGCATCGGGATTGTTCGCGGGGACGCACACGAGCGGCTCGGTCGACGGCATCCGGCTCCGGCGAATCGGTGGCGGATGGACGGTCGTCGACGCTCGTGGCGCGCTGCTGCCGAGGGAGAAGGGCGGGCCCGGGCTCATGCTGGTTCAGCTGGTGGTCGTCGGAACCAGCGATGATCCGGACCCCGTGCCTGTCGGGGACAGTGGTCACCCGAGTTTGTTGGACTGA
- the paaC gene encoding 1,2-phenylacetyl-CoA epoxidase subunit PaaC, whose translation MTDHDNAYDGLVNEDTHGQWAFGTSFDDPLAGVDTTVPDDVDLEALAAYCLMLGDDALISSQRLAQWSTRAPELEEEVALANVGLDLLGQARLLLARAAAADCTVVPYVSETSPAPPEDALAFFRDEADFRNVRLTELDNGDFAKSQVRLLVFSTWRLAVFTRLRVSRDPVLAAVADKGVKELTYHRDYAARWVVTLGCGTDESRRRVHDAIARVWPYVSELFVPTDEEIALAQAGVAVDPRDVREEFDSVLAQVLHAAELEAPDGKAVGTIGGRGGRRGIHTEAFGPLIAEMQVVARAHPEGVW comes from the coding sequence ATGACTGATCACGACAACGCCTACGACGGCCTCGTCAACGAAGATACACACGGGCAGTGGGCATTCGGGACGAGCTTCGACGACCCACTTGCCGGCGTCGACACCACCGTCCCCGACGACGTCGACCTCGAGGCCCTGGCTGCGTACTGCCTCATGCTCGGCGACGATGCGCTGATCAGCTCACAGCGCCTTGCCCAGTGGAGCACCCGCGCACCGGAACTCGAAGAGGAAGTCGCGCTGGCGAACGTCGGACTCGACCTACTCGGGCAGGCCCGGTTGCTTCTGGCGCGCGCTGCGGCCGCAGACTGCACAGTGGTCCCGTACGTCTCCGAGACCTCCCCCGCACCGCCGGAGGACGCACTTGCGTTCTTCCGCGACGAAGCAGACTTCCGCAACGTACGTCTCACCGAACTCGACAACGGCGACTTCGCAAAGTCGCAGGTTCGCCTGTTGGTGTTCTCGACGTGGCGCTTGGCCGTGTTCACCAGGCTCCGCGTCTCACGTGATCCGGTCCTCGCCGCCGTCGCGGACAAGGGCGTCAAAGAACTGACGTACCACCGCGACTACGCGGCTCGCTGGGTCGTGACGCTGGGCTGCGGAACCGACGAATCGAGACGACGGGTTCACGACGCCATCGCGCGGGTCTGGCCGTACGTGTCCGAGCTGTTCGTCCCCACCGACGAGGAGATCGCGCTCGCGCAGGCGGGCGTTGCCGTCGACCCCCGCGATGTGCGTGAAGAGTTCGATTCCGTGCTCGCTCAGGTTCTGCACGCGGCAGAATTGGAAGCGCCGGACGGCAAGGCCGTCGGGACGATCGGCGGCCGCGGCGGTCGGCGCGGAATCCACACCGAAGCGTTCGGGCCGCTGATCGCGGAAATGCAGGTCGTGGCGCGAGCGCATCCGGAGGGAGTCTGGTGA
- the paaD gene encoding 1,2-phenylacetyl-CoA epoxidase subunit PaaD, with product MDPEMPLLTLDDLGVLRDVEERADGSILVTITPTYSGCPAMATMRDDIEHTLHDNGYSDVEIVTSLTPAWSTDWISAEGLRKLRESGYSTPGPAPTRTSGPVPLTLTVKPRHIACPQCGSTKTHLTSEFGATLCKAQYRCGSCLEPFDHVKEI from the coding sequence ATGGATCCCGAGATGCCGTTGCTCACGCTCGACGACCTCGGCGTCCTGCGTGACGTCGAAGAGCGCGCAGACGGCAGCATTCTCGTCACCATCACTCCCACCTACTCGGGATGCCCGGCGATGGCGACGATGCGTGACGACATCGAACACACGCTGCACGACAACGGCTACTCGGATGTCGAAATCGTCACCAGCTTGACCCCCGCCTGGAGCACCGACTGGATTTCCGCGGAGGGTCTGCGCAAACTCCGTGAATCCGGTTACTCGACACCCGGCCCTGCCCCCACCCGCACGAGCGGTCCGGTCCCGTTGACCCTGACGGTCAAACCCCGGCACATCGCGTGCCCACAGTGCGGTTCGACGAAAACACACTTGACCTCGGAATTCGGTGCCACTCTGTGCAAAGCCCAATACCGATGCGGCAGCTGCCTCGAGCCCTTCGACCATGTGAAGGAGATCTGA
- a CDS encoding enoyl-CoA hydratase-related protein: protein MTVRLNITDGLAIITLQRSALDIATKVAFQEAIDGAVGVRAVLITAEGKNFCVGQDLGEHVGALEADPATAMDTVAVHYNPLIRSLRELSVPVVVAVPGACVGAGLGIALAADIRVAGTKSSFATAFTGIGLASDSGLSYALVEALGSSRAVGLMLLGDKVTAEQALEWGLVHRVVPDDEVLGVAETLARKLAAGPTEAYRQVKSLVRASASGLFDALDRESAAQKHLGQTADHKAAVDAFLAKEKPVFSGR, encoded by the coding sequence ATGACAGTACGACTGAACATCACCGACGGACTGGCGATCATCACCCTGCAGCGCTCCGCGTTGGACATCGCGACCAAGGTCGCCTTCCAGGAAGCCATCGACGGGGCGGTGGGGGTCCGAGCCGTTCTCATCACAGCCGAGGGCAAGAACTTCTGCGTCGGACAGGATCTCGGCGAGCACGTCGGTGCGCTCGAGGCGGATCCTGCCACCGCGATGGACACCGTGGCAGTGCACTACAACCCGCTGATCCGTTCGCTACGGGAACTCTCGGTACCGGTCGTCGTTGCCGTGCCGGGAGCCTGCGTCGGCGCGGGCCTCGGGATCGCACTGGCCGCGGACATTCGCGTCGCGGGGACCAAGTCGTCGTTCGCGACGGCATTCACCGGCATCGGGTTGGCCAGTGACTCGGGCCTAAGCTACGCGCTGGTCGAGGCGCTGGGCAGCAGCCGAGCCGTCGGGCTCATGCTGCTCGGCGACAAGGTGACCGCCGAGCAGGCGCTGGAATGGGGCCTGGTCCATCGCGTCGTGCCCGACGACGAGGTCCTCGGCGTCGCCGAGACGCTCGCCAGGAAGCTGGCAGCCGGGCCTACCGAGGCGTATCGCCAGGTCAAGTCCCTGGTCCGCGCCTCGGCGTCGGGCCTGTTCGACGCGCTGGATCGGGAATCTGCGGCACAGAAGCACCTCGGGCAGACAGCCGATCACAAAGCTGCCGTCGATGCGTTCCTGGCGAAGGAAAAGCCGGTGTTCTCGGGACGCTAG
- the paaA gene encoding 1,2-phenylacetyl-CoA epoxidase subunit PaaA, with product MTTSNALEPLQETFDATIASEQRVEPRDWMPDGYRKSLIRQIAQHAHSEIIGMQPEGNWLTRAPSLRRKAILMAKVQDEAGHGLYLYSAAETLGADRADLTDKLIEGKQKYSSIFNYPTLTYADVGTIGWLVDGAAICNQVPLCRSSFGPYARAMIRVCKEESFHQRQGYELLATMMRGTDEQRAMVQESVNRWWWPALMMFGPPDDESPNTEQSMKWGIKRHTNDELRQRFVDMSIPQAEALGVTFPDPDLKWNDERKSYDFGEPDWSEFMQVIKGNGASNVERLANRRAAHEDGTWVREAATAFAERNAS from the coding sequence ATGACCACGTCAAATGCCCTGGAACCACTACAGGAAACTTTCGACGCGACCATCGCCTCCGAGCAACGAGTCGAGCCGCGGGACTGGATGCCGGACGGCTATCGCAAGTCGCTCATCCGTCAGATCGCCCAGCACGCGCACTCCGAGATCATCGGCATGCAGCCAGAGGGCAACTGGCTCACTCGCGCGCCGTCGCTGCGCCGCAAGGCAATTCTGATGGCCAAGGTCCAGGACGAAGCGGGCCACGGCCTGTACCTGTACTCCGCCGCCGAGACCCTGGGAGCGGATCGTGCGGACTTGACGGACAAGCTCATCGAGGGCAAGCAGAAGTACTCCTCGATCTTCAACTACCCGACCCTGACCTATGCGGACGTCGGCACCATCGGTTGGCTCGTCGACGGCGCCGCGATCTGCAATCAGGTGCCCCTGTGCCGCAGCAGCTTCGGACCCTACGCACGCGCGATGATCCGCGTCTGCAAGGAGGAGTCCTTCCACCAACGCCAGGGGTACGAGCTGCTCGCGACGATGATGCGCGGCACCGACGAGCAGCGCGCGATGGTGCAGGAATCGGTGAACCGCTGGTGGTGGCCTGCACTGATGATGTTCGGCCCTCCCGACGACGAGTCCCCCAACACCGAGCAGTCCATGAAGTGGGGCATCAAGCGCCACACCAACGACGAGCTTCGCCAACGCTTCGTCGACATGTCCATCCCGCAGGCCGAAGCACTCGGGGTCACCTTCCCCGATCCGGACCTGAAGTGGAACGACGAGCGCAAATCCTACGACTTCGGCGAACCCGACTGGTCCGAGTTCATGCAGGTGATCAAGGGTAACGGCGCATCCAACGTCGAACGTCTTGCCAATCGCCGGGCAGCGCACGAAGACGGCACGTGGGTGCGCGAGGCCGCGACCGCTTTTGCCGAAAGGAATGCGTCATGA
- the paaE gene encoding 1,2-phenylacetyl-CoA epoxidase subunit PaaE, producing the protein MTVTADAVATSNRKKAFHTLTVADVESLCDDAVAVTFDVPEHLTHEFDFRPGQSLMLSRTVDGVEHRRSYSICAPAGTRPRVGVREVSDGLFSSWLVHDVRAGDRIDVQGPSGTFHADPAVAGRHVLIAAGSGITPMLSIAASVLANPDAEVVLLYGNRRTRTVMFAEEIADLKDQYGSRFDVIHVLSREPREVELFSGRLDAARLRDILDTVVPTPDIDHFWLCGPFGMVTDAQQVLGDLGVDKSCIHHELFYVDDIPPPQEKHREPGVIGPSSEVTIVLDGRSVTGTLPQDESILDSAEMLRSDLPFACKGGVCGTCRAKVTCGDVDMRRNYALEDNEVAAGFVLTCQTFPLSDTVTVDFDA; encoded by the coding sequence ATGACTGTCACAGCCGACGCTGTCGCCACCTCGAACCGAAAGAAGGCGTTCCATACGCTGACCGTCGCCGACGTCGAATCGCTGTGCGACGACGCCGTCGCCGTCACGTTCGACGTTCCGGAGCACCTGACTCACGAATTCGATTTCCGCCCGGGTCAATCCCTGATGCTCAGCCGCACGGTCGATGGCGTCGAACATCGGCGTTCGTACTCCATCTGCGCACCAGCAGGTACCCGCCCACGGGTCGGTGTGCGTGAAGTCAGCGACGGACTCTTCTCCTCCTGGCTCGTCCACGACGTCAGAGCCGGCGATCGCATCGACGTCCAGGGTCCGAGCGGCACCTTTCACGCAGATCCGGCAGTGGCCGGCAGGCACGTTCTCATCGCTGCAGGTTCCGGCATCACCCCGATGCTCTCCATCGCTGCGTCCGTTCTGGCGAACCCCGACGCAGAAGTCGTTCTGCTGTACGGCAACCGCCGCACACGCACGGTGATGTTCGCCGAGGAGATCGCAGACCTGAAAGACCAGTACGGCAGCAGGTTCGACGTCATCCACGTCCTCTCTCGTGAGCCTCGCGAGGTCGAATTGTTCAGCGGTAGGCTCGATGCAGCGCGGCTACGCGACATCCTCGACACCGTGGTCCCGACGCCCGACATCGACCACTTCTGGCTGTGCGGACCATTTGGGATGGTCACCGACGCGCAACAGGTACTCGGCGACCTCGGCGTCGACAAGAGCTGCATCCACCACGAATTGTTCTACGTGGACGACATACCGCCTCCGCAGGAGAAGCACCGCGAACCAGGCGTCATCGGCCCGAGCAGCGAGGTCACCATCGTCCTCGACGGGCGAAGCGTCACAGGCACACTCCCGCAGGACGAGTCGATTCTCGACTCCGCCGAGATGCTGCGCTCCGACCTCCCGTTCGCGTGCAAGGGCGGTGTCTGCGGCACCTGTCGCGCGAAGGTGACGTGCGGCGATGTGGACATGCGTCGCAACTACGCGCTCGAGGACAACGAGGTCGCTGCCGGCTTCGTCCTCACCTGTCAGACATTCCCACTCAGCGACACCGTCACCGTCGACTTCGACGCCTGA
- a CDS encoding enoyl-CoA hydratase/isomerase family protein, translated as MNTLVVQELPDRVVVTLAREKQRNAIDAEMIGELHEVCGLVEQNPRVLVISGKGEHFAGGADINELRARTRDDALRGINRNLFDRVASLPLPTIAAIRGYALGGGAELSYACDIRIVSPTAIFGNPEPGLGIMAAAGASYRLPTLVGVSVAKQVLLGGRMLDADAALRSGLAMEVVDDPLNSAHALADRIVRQSPLALKLTKTILDAPGSHPWADDIAQAVLFETEDKQRRMTAFLEKTK; from the coding sequence GTGAACACGCTCGTCGTTCAGGAGCTCCCCGATCGTGTGGTCGTCACCCTCGCGCGAGAGAAACAGCGCAATGCCATCGACGCGGAGATGATCGGCGAACTACACGAGGTGTGCGGACTCGTCGAGCAGAATCCTCGCGTTCTCGTGATCAGCGGGAAGGGTGAGCACTTCGCGGGCGGTGCCGATATCAACGAGCTGCGGGCACGGACGCGAGACGACGCTCTGCGCGGCATCAACCGCAACCTGTTCGACCGAGTCGCCTCCCTCCCCCTGCCGACGATCGCAGCGATCCGGGGATACGCACTCGGCGGCGGAGCTGAACTGTCCTACGCGTGCGATATCAGAATCGTCTCGCCGACAGCCATTTTCGGCAATCCCGAGCCAGGGCTCGGGATCATGGCAGCGGCGGGCGCGAGCTACCGACTCCCGACACTCGTCGGCGTGTCCGTCGCCAAGCAGGTTCTACTCGGCGGCCGCATGCTCGACGCCGATGCCGCGCTCCGGTCTGGCCTGGCCATGGAGGTCGTCGACGACCCGCTGAACTCGGCGCACGCACTGGCGGACCGCATCGTGAGGCAGTCTCCGCTGGCGTTGAAGCTGACCAAGACCATTCTCGACGCACCGGGTTCACATCCGTGGGCCGACGACATCGCCCAAGCCGTGCTGTTCGAGACCGAGGACAAACAACGCCGCATGACGGCATTCTTGGAGAAGACGAAATGA